From Fulvivirga lutea:
GTGCCGGCTTTATTTAGTTCTATTATACCTCAGTTTGTGCCTAAGCCTTTAGAGGAGGAAGACAATTTTTATGGCTACAGTGCATCTACATCTTTAGAAAGAAAAATTGGCAAGCAAGAATTTTCTAAAAGTCTGTCGCTCACACTTAAGCCATCATTAACAGAATACAAAGACATGCAATTATTAGGATCTTATTCAATTGATAATGAAGGAGTTAAGCCTGACGATGAAATTGTGCTTGTAAAAAAAGGCGTAGTAAACGATTTAATGGTAAGTAGAAACTATACCGGTAAAGAGTTTCAACCAAATGGAACTTCAAGTAGTCAGGGAGTTCTTCATATTGAAATTGATAATACTGTAGAAGGTACCGATGATTTGCAACAGCTTATGTTGAAAAAGATTAATGATGAAGATCTGACTTATGGATTAATAATTACTAAATTTTTTAATGATCAGTTCTTTCATGTAAAAAAAGTATTGCCAAATGGTGAAACCGAATATTATCGTAACGCCAGATTAATGGATTTTGATAAAAAGTCACTTAGAAAAATAGTTGCTGCCAGCCAGGAAGAAACTGTAACAAACGAGACAAACCTGAACTCTTACATTGCACCAAAGGCCGTGTTAATTGATGACGTTGAAATTGAGCCGGCAAGAATACCGAAACCTAAGAAAAAACCGGCTTTGGTAGAGAGCCCCTTGCATTCTATCAACTAAAGGCTATTCGTCATGCAACGTTTTCTTTAACTTTTTCAGTTCGTTATACTTATTCACATACCATTTGTGTTCCCATGTACTGGCGTAAAGTACAAAGGCAAAAACTCCAATAAGTATGAGCGTAAAGCTTAGGTTTTCGAAACCTTTCGTAAATACGGTTAACGTGGCAATTACCACAAAATAGTATTGCATGGTTTTCGACATTCTCACCACATAACGGGCATCGGACAAGCCATGCTCTAAATCGCCCTGAATGCTTCGGTCAAATTTATCTTTTCCTGATAACCTCTGGCTTCTGAAGTAGAGGATTATTGCAGCCGTTGCCAACATGAATACTGCCATAACCAAATCGAGAATAAGATCTTTTCCTTTTACAAAGTGGGCAATAATAATGGCTGATCCAGCTAGCAGGTTAGTACCAACCAATATATACTCCATGAACTTGGCTTTATGTATGGCGCCTTTCTTCTTACTCGTAATAATAGAATGCAACGCGCTTTCGTCTATCGTGTACATAGTCTTCTTGTTTTGTTCGTCCCAAACTTTTTTTAATTCATCAAACTCCATGATTCTCATAAGTTTTTGACCTTTCGACCAGGTGATTTTTAATTCGATAGATTTTGACTCCCACGTTTGATTCAGAAATACCAACCATTTCAGCCATTTCTTTGTAGCTGTAACCATCAAGTAAGAGCAAAGCAAGGGATTTATCAATCTCATTCATCTGTGCTATTTGATAGTAAAGCCAGTCCAATCGTTCGTCATGATTATCGGGCTTGTATTCCAATAAATGAGCCGACTTGTCAATATCCTGCTTACCATTAGAATTCCTTTTCTCTTTTTTAGACCATCTGATGGCCGTGTTAAAAGCTATTCTGTACAGCCAGGTACTCACTGCAGACTCACCTCTGAAATTCGGGATGCTCTTCCAAACCTGAATAGCAATTTCTTGGAACAGGTCGTTGGCATCGTCATTATTTAAAGTGTAAGCGCGCACCACCTTAAATAATAAAGCCCGGTAATCTTTTATCCACGAATTAAAAGTTTCCTGTTGATTCAAAAGGTTTTTTCTTTTAAGTCTTTGATACAGTAGTAACCTGATGCGGGCATATTATTACAAATAATGAATAAAAAAATTATAATTCGTTGATAGTCAGTAAATAGACTGGCAATAATTTGCAAATACTAAAGAAAGGTATCAATTTTATTTATTATAAGTTGGCGAAAAATGGATAGTACTAATCATTTAAAGAATTTGGTGGTTCTTGCTTACTCCGATGGAGTTTTCGAAGAATCAGAATTACATAATTTGCGAAATGCCGCAAAAGAATTGGGTGTACCAATAGAGCAACTAGATAAATGGATTGCCGATGCCGATAACATTGTGCTTACGTTACCTGAAGATAATGCTGAAAGGGAAAAGCAATTAATCAGCATGATTAAAATGTCCACAGCAGATGGGTATTTCTCACAGGATGAATATGATTTGTGCCTTAGAATAGCAGAAAAGCTAGGGTATGATGGGCTTGGACAGGCATTGAATTTCTGCATGAATGAATCCAATTTAAAGAACCTGATTGCTTTGGCAAGTGCCGATGGTAAAATTGATGATTCTGAAATGGCTGTAATTGAGGAGGCCGCTGAAAATGCCGGAGTGGACAAAGCTCGACTTGCAGAAATGCTGGCAATGGGTAGCGAGTTTGTACATGTTATTCCCGAACTAGAAGAGGACAGGGAAACGCAATTAATTCAAATGTTAAGTCTGGCTATTGCCGATGGGGAATTTACCGCAGATGAGTATCAACTTTGCAAAACTGTGGCTGAGCGTCTTGGTTTTACTCAGACAGAGTTGGATATGATTATTAAGCTTTCCTTTCAAGGTAAAATTGAGCTTGACGGAATTCGTGAAGTAGACGAGTAGCAGAATTTTAATTACTTACCAGGCTAGAGTAGGGTATTTCTTTAGTGAGAGAAACAAAGTTTCTGTTTTGGTCTATGCCTTCGATTTGTATTACTAAAGTGCCGGGAATTGTTAAAGGCTCTATATTAAATTGCGCGACTTTATTCTCCTCGATTTCGATATTACTATTCCAATAGACACAAGATTCTATGGCTTTATTGGGTGTGAAAGGTATTTCATTTTTATAAAATGAGGCGATAGCTGTGTAATTCATTTCCTTAGTTTCAATAGGTTTAATTATTTCTGGCACAACTTCTTTGGTAGTTACTAGAACAACACCTCCTTTGGCTCTAATGCCAAACTGTGTTACTGCACCTAAATTTTTAATAACCTGAATCTCTTTAACATTCTCAGCCCTAACAATATTTAAACTGTTGACATTAAAGCCCATTGGCATTCCATTTAATACAAAAAGAACAGGGGAACCGCTGTAATATGCCCTGTCTAACAGTATATTTCCATTGGTAGGGTTATAAAGGCTGATATTCAAAAATTGTCTTAATAAGTCAACAAATGGATCAGCACCTACACTGCTCAAATCTTCACCCTTAACAGTTTGCACTTTAACATTATTGAAGTATGTGAAAAGCGGCCTTTCATTAATAGATTTTTGTTCAATTTTAGAATCCTCAACTGTCACACCTTCTAAAAGTTGATAATCGAGTTGGTCATCGAAATAAAAATCAACAGGTTGAATTTTATCTTCATTATTGCTTCTATATACTTTTTTATTCCAAAGTAAGTCTTTGGGCATTCGATATTTTACTGTGTCAAACAATACTACTTCAAGCGGCTTACCTTTTTTTCTTGATGCACTCACAATAAAATCATGATCTTTATACTTTGGGTCAATCCTAGTATAAAAGGTATTATTGTCGATGTTATTAATCTCAATAATTTCGGAAGTTTCCAGATCTAAGGCCCAAGCTTTATATTTCAGAGTTTTATTGCCAGGGGTTATTACCTTCCCACTAACAATGTATTCTTCATCTTCAGTAAATAGGATGTTTTTATTTTTATGGTATGGTTGGATAGTTGAACTAGTCATGTACTCAATAATGTTTGAGCTGGAGTTGTATTTCGGATTTAGCTCCTTTATGTAAGCAGAAACAGAGACATTTCCTTTAACCCGTTTACCTTCTTCATCAATTAGTTCAATAGCAAATAATTTAGAATTACCTAAAGCACTCTCTTCTATGGGCGATAGCCTTATAGAAGTTTTTTTGAGGTTAATTGGAAACACGTGTTCATCTATTGATAAACCTTTTTCATTAAATAAAATTACTTGGGCAGTGCCTTGATTAAAATCATTAAATTTTAATTCTACTAGATGCTTTTTATCGGTTGCTGCCCAAATTATTTCGCCATTTACTAACACTATTAGGTTTGTGAGTTTATTTAAAGTATCCCCAGAGGTTATCACTGCACCCTCATTATTCGATTGAATTGAAAAATATTTGGATGTTGATATGTACTCTACATCCATGGGTTTATTTCGATTTTTAGATCTTTTGTTAGTTGATTGAAGGCTTTCTACTTCAATAGTTTTTGAAAAAAAAGAATCGGAATTTAAAGATTTATTTGTTGAGAATACAAGATTGTAAGTACCAGGAACAACTGTTGAATCAATGGAGAATGTTCCAGAACTTAACCCACTTTTGACCGCGTACCTATTTATTTTAATTAGATTTTGAGCGGAATCATAAAGTTGAGCGTATAGTGTATTGGAATTACTTGGCTTATTATTAACTCCTGTTAAGTATGCCTTGAACCATAAATTTCCACCTGTTAGATATGTTTCTTTATTCGTTTGAACATAGATTTTCTCATAATAGCTCTGATTATAATTTTCAATATTGTTGATGAGAGAGTCTAGTATGTTCCTTTGATTTGAGCTTGATTGGCCTTGAACTTCATAATAAATCACTGAAAATTGAATCAACAAAATCAGACTAGTCAATGCTCTTTTCTTTATCATTCCAGACTATATTTATAAACCCTGTAGGTTTAATTCTTTTTCAAAAGAGACAAAAGTGGAGTTAGAATCAATGCCCTCAATTTTCAGGATAAGAGTCCCTTTAATGTCTGGTTTTTTAAAACTTAAAGTAAAATCACCTTTTTCATTAGGTATAATGTTGTCTTCCCAAAAAATGCAAGACTCTAAATTTCCGGAAGGCGTAAATGGTTCATTTTCAGAATAGTAACTTGTAATTTCTACTTTACTTTCAATATTATCATTATAAGTTAATTGAATGTCAGTAATAAAATCTTCTGTATCGATCAGTATCACACCTCCTGCAGCTTCTGAACCAAATTGAATAACAGCACTTAAGTTTTTAATTATCCTTACGCTCTTTATGTAATTTAAATTTATGTCATTCAAGAGTAAAAGGTTTGTTCCTCTTGGGTAACCATTTACGACAAATAGCACAGGGGGAGGATATAAAAGACTAATAAAAGACTTGCTAAAATATACTTCTCTAGAATTAGGCAATTCTTTTACTAGAGCGAAAGTTGTATAGTTTCTTAGAAGCGAGAGTAAGTCGTCACCACCAACAACATTAATTCTGTCTTTAGTGATCTCCTCCACTTTCACATTATTAAAATAACTAAAAAGCTTAGTGTTGTTTACAGTATCTTTCTTTTCTGTTGTTACTCGGGATGAAGACACTACTATTTCTGGAAGAACCAGATGATCGAGATAATCTTTAATTTCATTTAACTGTTTTTCAGAATTATCATTCTCATCAGCTAGAATAGGTTCTTTAGAAGTTTGGTAATTAAATTGAGGAGGAAAAAAACTATACTTCACTGTATCATAGAGTACTATATCCATAGGTTTTCCTTTATAATTAGCGCCTACTACAAATTCAGAATCATAATCTGTGCTATCAATTTCAATTGAAAATATTCCATTATCCTCAATTTCTGATTCGTAAAATTTTCCTGCATTTATGTCAACGGCTGTTACTTTTATATTTTCTATTTTTCTAGGACGCGATTCAACTTTACCCGAAATGATATATTTGTCTTCAACGCTTTCTGACTCAAGGTTGTCACCTGTTAAGTTGAGATAGATTTCATTTCTATTGTATGAATAACTTGCTATATCAGTTTTTTCATTACGATATGGATTCAATTCCTTAATGTATACTGCTGCAGATAAATTACCTCTTAATGGGTTACCGTTTTTGTCTGTTAAAGTGACTTTGTGGGTTACCTGATTTTCAACTATATCAACTTCTTCCTCAGAAAATACACCGGTTATATCATTTAACTTTATTGGATGTGAAAGGCTTTCCAACAACTGATTATTTCTATCGAAGCAGAATATCGTAGCTACACCTTTTGGTAAAATGATATGTGGAATTGATATTTTACGTGTACCGATGAAACTACTTGCCCATAATAACTCTCCATTTACCTGCAGAATTATACTATAAAATGGATCGCTTGTGGTTTGATAATTAATTATTAATGAGTCGTTTTTCGATTCTATTGCCAGATTTTGTGGTGTTATAGGCTTGTCGAAATTATCAAACCTAATATTTCTTGGTGAATTAAAATTGTTGATAGCCAAAGGCTTAATAAATGAATTTTTGGTCTTTTTAGATTTTAAGGTGGAAAACACAAGATAATACGCTCCTGCATTCAAATCGGATTTTGTTTCAAAAGTTCCAGCCGATATGCCCTGTTCGATCTTATATCTTTTTACATGAATTAAGTTTTTTAAAGAATCAAATAACTGAACGTATAAAGTGGATGATGTCGAAGCACTATTAGATACGCCTGTTACATACGCCTTGAACCAGAAAGATTCCCCGGGTTGATAAATCTCTTTATTGGTGTGAGCATAGATATTTTCATAATATTCACTATTGTACTCTTCAATCGAGTCAATTAAATTGTCAATATAAGCGTTAACATCTTGGCTACTAGCAGCTGATGCTAGTGTTAAAATAAGCTGGAACAGAACAAGTATTCGCTTAATCATTAGGCTCGTAGTTTAGTGGTAAGATATCGGCTGTCCTTTTCCAGCCCCAATAACCATGTTGAATTAATGATGTAGGATCGTCTAGTTTGCCATCTTTAATTACAGCATATCCTTTAGGAGAATTTATTTCTAAAATTGAGGTTTGAGGTCGAGTATTTGTAGTTTCCCTTTGATAACTGGATTTCACAAGATGCCTAAACTCTTTATCTATATAATTGCGATAGCTACTTTCCTCTAGTTCTTTATACCTTACTTCGAGGTATTGGTCAAATTCAAGAAGCTTTATACTGTCTCGATCGTCCAAAAGTGTTTTTTTCCACAAGGGAAGTCTGAGCCTATCAGGCTCCAATGAATTAACTAGAGAGATTTCAAAACCATCTTTTTTAAGATTCTTATTAACTAATGAATTAATGAAATGATCTAATGAACCTTTGTATGCTTCATCTCTCCTTTTCTCCCACCTTCTCTCTTGTATTCTATTTTTATGCTCTAAATAATCATATTTGGGTTTGGTTACGTACTTTACCTGATCGTTTTTGTACTCAAAAAGTACGAGCAAATGACTTACCTTATATCCTAAAGATTCGTTCTCAACGATAATCAATTCATTTGCGGACGCAGTGAGTATATTTTTTTCCTCATCAAAGTCAAAATTGATTACTTCCGGGTTTAGTATTTCACATTTCGCAGAATTACGAGTAGTGCCTATAAATTCCCTCTTGAATATTTTAAGTTGATCCTCCCACTCTTTATTCGAAAAATTAATCACTACTTCGTTTAATTCGCTTACATTTTCTTTCAACTCAATCTCTATTTTATTCAGGTTGGAAATTGATTTGAGATAAAATATATAAGGGTGATAGCTAATGTGTGAGGCCACTAACTCAAAATTATCCTCAACTAATGCCTGGAAATGAAATTCACCATTAACATCAGTAGATGCTCCATTGAAAGTATTAGATATAAAGACATTTACTCCAGGTATTGGCTCTTTGGTATTTTTATCAATCACACGTCCCTTAATGAATCTGTAGGTCTTAGTAACTTTCCTTTGTTCGGCATATATTATTACCGTATTATTTTCAATCTTGTATTTTAACCTATATGGATTAAGTAGTTGATTCAACACTATTTCAAGTGACTTACCACCAATTTGAATGCTTGCAATTTTATTGGTTGGTAGTATTTCAGGGTTGTAGGAAAAATCCACTTTGTAATTTTTACTAATTTCTTCTATGGCTTCAGTGAGTACAATGTTTTCCAACGTGTGGATGTCTTCTTGAGAAAAGGAAAATAGAGGTATTAAAACCACTAGAACGATAATTGTAATTTTCATTTTAACAAGAACTTCCATTTATAATAATTTTACTATTCTGATTTGAAATACTGAGATGATACGTTTTCTTTAAAAGACTAATTATTTCATCGATAGTTTTATTTTCAAACTTGGCAGTTAAAGTGCATTGGGCTAAGTATGAATTAGCCAACTCAATTTCTACTTCATAGGTTTCTTCCAGAGTATTAATTACATCACTGAGTTGATCATTATTAAAAGTTATAATACCTGTATTCCATGCATAAGCATTCTCATTTCTCATTTTGTCCTTCACTAACTCATCATTTACAGCAACTACTTGCTCATTTTTTTCAATTTTTATACTACCTGATTTCGAAAGGTTAGACACTTCAACTATTCCGCTTTTTACATGAACCGATGCTTTTTTACCTGATCTTGCATTCACATCAAAGGATGTCCCCAACACTTTCACTTTCAAAGATTCGGTGGTAATAATGAATGGGTTGTTTTCATCTCTTACTACATCAAAAAAGGCCTCACCAGTTAATTTGATGTTTCTTGAAGATTGAAAATTGCTAGTGTATTCAATAGATGAATTTTTGTTCAATGTGATTAGAGAACCATCAGGAAGTATTATCTCCTTTTTGGCTGACTTCGAATGAACTACAGTTGTTGAATCATTTAAAAATGAGTCTGTCTTATCAGAATTAAAGTATAAATAGGACAATCCTATAGTTGCGATTAAAAGTATGGAGGCGGCAACTTTCCAGATTTGTTTCAATTGGAATGTTCTTGGCTCATTCATTTCAGACTGAATGGCATACCAAACTCGCGCTTTGCTTGAACTGTCTTTTGATGCAGCAGCAATCCAAATGGATTTTATTCTTTGAAATTCAGCTGCATTTTCTTCAGATTCATTAATCCATTGTTCAATAAATGTTCGCTCCTCTTGCGAGCAATCATTTGATAGGTATTTTCCAATTAATTCGTAATTAGGCATAGTTATTTAGGTGTCTATATATCATAGACAGCTTATCAAACAAATACCCCTATGTTAATTGTGAATTATTTTAAAAAGGCACTCATAATAATGACAGGCAAGTAGTCAATGAGAGCATCTCTTAATATAGATAGGGCTTTACCCATTTGGTTCTCAACGGTTTTGATAGAAATATTCAGTTCCTGTGCAATCTCCTTATTTTTCCTGCCCTTAAACCTACTTTTTATGAACACTTCTTTACATTTCTCCGGAAGGGAATCAATACTGGTGTTTAGTTTTTCTATGAAAAATGGGTCTGTGAATTGTTGTGTGTTTGGCTCAACAGTGTTGCTTAAATAGTTAATATAACTTAACCGGGTTTTCTTTCTTTCAAGCTTGTTTAAGCAACTGTTTTTTACCGCATTATTTAAATATGCCTCAATGGATCCTGTTATTTCAAGGTTTTCTCTGGATTTCCATAGTTTTAGAAATACATTCTGAATGACATCTTCGGCCTCTTCTTTACTTTCCAAAAAATAAGTTGCACGAAATATTAGTTTGTTAAATAAGGCATCATATAAACTTTTAAATGCCTGCTCGTCTCCCTCTTTAATTTTTGACCAAGTAAAGTTTTGAGTCATATCTACTAAGAAAGTAATAAAATTTAATTAAATCTTGATACATGTCAATTTCTAGGCATAGGATTGATTTTTCTAGACAGCCTTATCTTTATTGATTGGATTATCGGTTATGGATTAAAGTATTCTGATAAATTACAGCTTACTCACTTAGGCAGATTAAAATAATTAAACCTTTTTGTAAACCATTTTAAAGCAATGGTGTTTTAATGTTGTATTTCAAAATACATGAGTGGTTTGATTGATTAATAGAAACCCTAGGCAGCCCTGCCTAGGGTTTCTTGTGTATTAATTCTTAATTATTTTAACCTCATGTGTTTCTCCATCAAGGTTAACTTTAAGTATATAAAGACCTTTACTTAGTTCCACAACATTATGTGTAGTAAGTGAAGATTCTAATTGTGTTTTAAAAATAAGTCTTCCGGAAAAGTTATATATTTCTAATTCCCCATTTTTGAAAGACTTTTGGATATTTAAATGAAGTGTCTCATTTGTGGGTACTGGATAAGCAGTTACTTCCATTCTCAAGTCATCATCAAGGCTTGTAATCTCTTCTGCTTCAAATATTTCAAAACTTTGTAGTACCTCTGCAGGTAGGAATTGTACTGTTCCTCTATTATAAGCCTTTACTTCAATTATACCAGCTTCACTAATTGTAATTACATTATCATTAATTTCAGCTATTGAAGAACTAGTTTCGAAATTAACATCTAACCCTACAGATGAAGAAGCATTAAGCGATAACATACCATCTTCTGGCATTTCCTGATCTTCTATTTCATCAAATGATATAGTTTGGTCTGATTTTTTCAACCTAAAAATTCTGGCACCATATTGAAATCTATTTGTGAAGATCATGTTACCAGAAGGATCGAAAGTTAGGCCTTCATTTTGATTGATATATCTAGATGTATTCGGTTGTCTATGTGAAGATTTAAATTCAGGACTACCTAATACAACCTCAGGTGATAAGTTCTCAAAACCATTTTCAAGATTATACAATGAAATAGTCAGTTGTGAGTTACCAACAGCTAAAATACCATCATTGCTTATGGCAAGTCCAGTACCTTCAACTCCTGTTATTATTTCTCTATTTAATCCATCACTAAAAAAGTCTTCTTGTCCAAGTACATAATCGGCAGATGCACCATTACTCGTTGGTATTTCATTAAATACCAATACTCTGTTGTTGTTAGCATCAGATACTAACAACTCACCATTATCCGTTATGGCTAATTGTCTTACAATATTGGAAGATCGATTAGGGCCAAGTTCATATGTGGCAGTGTAGAAATTATCCTGAAATATTACATAGTCAGCCGGTGCGTAATTTGTTGTTGGTATTGAATTATATATTAATACTCTTCCATTATCAATTATTAGTAGTTTTCCATCCTTTGAAACTTCAATATCCTGAACGAAACTGAATTTTCTACTTGAAATTTCAGTAGTAATGCTTCTTGTATAGAAATCTGGTTCGCCTAAAACTACGTCAGCAGCTTGACCATTTACAGTAGGAATTGAATTCCAAATTAAAACTCGCTGCTCATCACTAACAATGAGCTTTGTTCCGTCATTGCTAAACGCGAGGCCTCTACTATTCCTCATTATAGATGGACTTGTTCCGCCTTCAACTTGACTGAAATTCTCTCTTCCTATTACTACATCAGCAGGTGTACCACTTTCTGTAGGTATTGAGTTCCATATTAAAACTCTGCCACCGTGGTTAATACCTGTATTAGTGTCTTTCACGCTGGAAGAAATGGCTAGTACTCCATTAATGCTGACAGCAGATTGATAAGTGATACCCGTATGTACGTTATCCACTAGATCAGAATTTTCGTCAAAAGCAGTTTGTCCCAATATTATACTCGCAGACTTATAATTTACTGGCAAATCAGGGTGATTAGGATCTAGGACATTGAAATAAAATTCAACAGGTTCTGCAGCTGCAAAGTTGCTATTACCATTATCACGAACTACTATTTTTACCAGTCCAGAATCTGAAGGAGTGTATTCATTGCCTGATAAAGAACCAGGACCTTTTTCAATTTGAAAATCCAATTCTTCACCTGAATTACTTGTTCCTGTTAAGGTAACAGAGCTGGTAGTCGTAAATATATCATCAATATAGTCAACAGTAATTTCATTAGGTTGGAGTAAAGTTCCATTCCAGCCTTGTACATTACCCATATCAACTGAATTAGCAGCAGTAAATGTGGCGCCACCAATGGCATGATTATTTTTTAAGTTGACAAACTCAACATCAATATTACCCGAAGCAACAGATATGTATGCCTCATTATCACCACTACCACCTGCATTGGTAATGGTAATCATATTATCAGCGGTACCATTAGCAGTTAAATTCTGAAGGGTGTAAGTAGAAAGACCGTTTAGTGCAAGCGTAGAACCTGGTTCTAAAATTAGATCTTGAATAGTCAAGTCGTTATTTATTACTAAGCTCTCTTCTACAATAATCTTGTTAAATGCAGTTCCTGAGGCAGCTATTAAAGTACCAGATTCTTTGAAAGTGATACTATTAAGGTTTGTCTCAAGCACATTGATGCTGTAGCCAACCCATGAATTAGTATAAATATCTGAACCTGTGAAATTGATATTATCAGAAAGATTTGTGATTTCCTCGCAGTTAATAGCTGCATCTTCAGCTACAATATTTGCATCTGCTAAAATTGTTTTAACCGTTATGGAATCATTAAGAATTACATTACCAGAAAGTTCTAAAATAGAAGATTCACCAAAAGATAAGGCTCCGGGGACAATTTCAGAATCAATTCTATCTTCGATAATAATATTTACTAATTCTTTAGTAACCAGATCAGAGAATAGCAGGTTTTCTTGAATTACTAAATTATTAGGTTTTTCCTTAGCTTCTAAATTAGCTTGATGAGTTACATCAGACCAATTCATAGAATTGCAGTAATTGTATGGTAAATCTAATACAACCGTTTGTCCGTCATTGTCAAATGAATTTTCATCAAAAAATACATTGTCAAATTTTCCAGGTATTTCATTCGGTGAAGTAGTTCCACCAGATGTGGTTGCCCAATTAGCGACCTCAGACCAGTTTCCACTGTTGCCAACCCAGAATAAATTGTTTACAGTTGGTTCATTAAAAATCCAACCCGTAGAAAGGCTTCTCCCTATGGAATTATTGGCTATAAAGGATGCGCCTCCGGAAGCTGTATTGTTGTTAATTTCAACATATTCGACAGTAATAGTACCTGAAGATTTTGAAAACCCTGAAGAGGGTATATAAGAATTAATTTCAATCATTTTACTTCGGGTACCATTGGCGATTAAATCGTTAAGAATTGTAACTGTGATAATTTCTAAATCTAAACGAGAACCGGCAACTATTTCTAAGGTATTCACACTAAATGAATTATTAAAATTGCAATGATTAAGCACCGTTATCTCATTGTATTCTATATTGTTGGTTTCAAATTCACTTGGACCTACAATTAATTCTGTATCGAAAATAAGATGACTGTTAGTTGTTGTAAGATTGTCAGTGGCATTATCAAATGTACCAGCCGTTATTTCAGAATTTGAAATATCTACTGTTGAACCAAAATTGAATTGAATATCTCTAGCTGAAATGCTGTTCGAATTAGTCATAAGAATAGCACCATCATTTACAGTTAGTCCAGCAACTGTTAGTTCATTCATTAAGGTACCTGTACCTGCGCCATATAGTGAAAGGTTTGAATTGCTGATAGCATTATTACCTATTTCTATGGTAAAGTCACTTTCTGACCAGAAATTGATATTAGGTATTTCTCCTTTAGCTTGATTTGATAACTCTAGACTGCCATTTAAATCTAATTGGAAATGGTTGCTTTGAGGTTCGAATTCAATGCCGAATGAAGTATTTACAGTAAAATTATTTGCTTGAGCAATGTTTTTGTCTAGGCTTACTTTGCCAGCTTCAGTAAATGAATTATTATCAAAAATAACATTATCATCTATGCTTGGGACACGATTATGAAAATCACTACCTCCAGAAGATGTCGCCCAGTGATTAGCGAAATCACTCCAATTACCACTATTGCCAACCCAATAAAAATCAGC
This genomic window contains:
- a CDS encoding FecR family protein, giving the protein MPNYELIGKYLSNDCSQEERTFIEQWINESEENAAEFQRIKSIWIAAASKDSSSKARVWYAIQSEMNEPRTFQLKQIWKVAASILLIATIGLSYLYFNSDKTDSFLNDSTTVVHSKSAKKEIILPDGSLITLNKNSSIEYTSNFQSSRNIKLTGEAFFDVVRDENNPFIITTESLKVKVLGTSFDVNARSGKKASVHVKSGIVEVSNLSKSGSIKIEKNEQVVAVNDELVKDKMRNENAYAWNTGIITFNNDQLSDVINTLEETYEVEIELANSYLAQCTLTAKFENKTIDEIISLLKKTYHLSISNQNSKIIINGSSC
- a CDS encoding RNA polymerase sigma-70 factor, with the protein product MTQNFTWSKIKEGDEQAFKSLYDALFNKLIFRATYFLESKEEAEDVIQNVFLKLWKSRENLEITGSIEAYLNNAVKNSCLNKLERKKTRLSYINYLSNTVEPNTQQFTDPFFIEKLNTSIDSLPEKCKEVFIKSRFKGRKNKEIAQELNISIKTVENQMGKALSILRDALIDYLPVIIMSAFLK
- a CDS encoding T9SS type A sorting domain-containing protein, giving the protein MQKLLLTLSLLLLISISGISQKVPKLAVESKKQNTLLKSKSENTSRIGQNCLPTIPTNVTWSVTSNQLNSGGYSDYGVPTATNNSVTIEQTGFDEFLISDITGGFYSYYDFNVNQPVYLKIRDDNSVYITRKSEENQFSIVNGTDGNWNPNTSILTVEWEDDFNSIYGIATITVIDTDTENPSNLIATSQEASVLLTWTDNSENEEFFRVERFTNDSWQSIGGVAPNQTTYTDEDVLPNNTYLYRVVAITALNKYSNTVCASLDPVAGADFYWVGNSGNWSDFANHWATSSGGSDFHNRVPSIDDNVIFDNNSFTEAGKVSLDKNIAQANNFTVNTSFGIEFEPQSNHFQLDLNGSLELSNQAKGEIPNINFWSESDFTIEIGNNAISNSNLSLYGAGTGTLMNELTVAGLTVNDGAILMTNSNSISARDIQFNFGSTVDISNSEITAGTFDNATDNLTTTNSHLIFDTELIVGPSEFETNNIEYNEITVLNHCNFNNSFSVNTLEIVAGSRLDLEIITVTILNDLIANGTRSKMIEINSYIPSSGFSKSSGTITVEYVEINNNTASGGASFIANNSIGRSLSTGWIFNEPTVNNLFWVGNSGNWSEVANWATTSGGTTSPNEIPGKFDNVFFDENSFDNDGQTVVLDLPYNYCNSMNWSDVTHQANLEAKEKPNNLVIQENLLFSDLVTKELVNIIIEDRIDSEIVPGALSFGESSILELSGNVILNDSITVKTILADANIVAEDAAINCEEITNLSDNINFTGSDIYTNSWVGYSINVLETNLNSITFKESGTLIAASGTAFNKIIVEESLVINNDLTIQDLILEPGSTLALNGLSTYTLQNLTANGTADNMITITNAGGSGDNEAYISVASGNIDVEFVNLKNNHAIGGATFTAANSVDMGNVQGWNGTLLQPNEITVDYIDDIFTTTSSVTLTGTSNSGEELDFQIEKGPGSLSGNEYTPSDSGLVKIVVRDNGNSNFAAAEPVEFYFNVLDPNHPDLPVNYKSASIILGQTAFDENSDLVDNVHTGITYQSAVSINGVLAISSSVKDTNTGINHGGRVLIWNSIPTESGTPADVVIGRENFSQVEGGTSPSIMRNSRGLAFSNDGTKLIVSDEQRVLIWNSIPTVNGQAADVVLGEPDFYTRSITTEISSRKFSFVQDIEVSKDGKLLIIDNGRVLIYNSIPTTNYAPADYVIFQDNFYTATYELGPNRSSNIVRQLAITDNGELLVSDANNNRVLVFNEIPTSNGASADYVLGQEDFFSDGLNREIITGVEGTGLAISNDGILAVGNSQLTISLYNLENGFENLSPEVVLGSPEFKSSHRQPNTSRYINQNEGLTFDPSGNMIFTNRFQYGARIFRLKKSDQTISFDEIEDQEMPEDGMLSLNASSSVGLDVNFETSSSIAEINDNVITISEAGIIEVKAYNRGTVQFLPAEVLQSFEIFEAEEITSLDDDLRMEVTAYPVPTNETLHLNIQKSFKNGELEIYNFSGRLIFKTQLESSLTTHNVVELSKGLYILKVNLDGETHEVKIIKN